One stretch of Niallia sp. XMNu-256 DNA includes these proteins:
- a CDS encoding nitroreductase, whose product MVNHSFQEVLRSRRSFRQFLPTPVEKKVLHEVLEDAQYTPSNCNTQPWDVHIVSGAKKEELSKAILQAIEKPSPDFTFDFDHYYGRYAERQKEQGKTHYEAVGIAREDHEGRQKEILRNFTFFDAPHVAFLFMPSFGDNVRVASDIGMYAQSFLLSLAARGIGSIPQTSVAMYADTIRQVLGVSDDMKLLFVVSFGYPDKEAKVNSIRMGRDPIDSSVTFHE is encoded by the coding sequence TTGGTTAATCATTCTTTTCAAGAAGTTCTACGCAGTCGACGGTCTTTCCGTCAATTTCTTCCTACACCAGTTGAAAAGAAAGTTCTTCATGAAGTTCTAGAAGATGCACAGTATACTCCGTCCAACTGTAATACCCAGCCTTGGGATGTACATATCGTTTCAGGTGCCAAGAAAGAGGAGCTAAGCAAGGCCATCCTCCAGGCGATTGAAAAACCATCACCTGACTTTACTTTTGATTTCGATCATTATTATGGTCGTTATGCTGAACGACAAAAAGAACAAGGGAAAACCCATTATGAGGCAGTGGGCATTGCTCGCGAGGATCATGAAGGCCGTCAAAAGGAAATTTTACGAAATTTTACATTTTTCGATGCACCGCATGTTGCGTTCCTATTCATGCCTTCCTTTGGAGATAATGTACGTGTCGCGTCTGATATTGGTATGTATGCCCAGTCGTTCCTTCTGTCACTAGCTGCACGAGGAATTGGCAGTATACCTCAAACATCAGTAGCCATGTATGCTGACACGATACGCCAAGTACTGGGTGTATCTGATGACATGAAGTTATTGTTTGTAGTTTCCTTTGGTTATCCAGATAAAGAAGCTAAAGTAAACAGTATTCGTATGGGCCGTGACCCAATCGACTCCAGTGTGACGTTTCACGAATAA
- a CDS encoding lipid II flippase Amj family protein, translating into MELFSEKLILISLFIFIIHSIETLAYAVRLSGARVRLLASALSLFNLMVIVSRMANMMQQPFTGSLIDNAPKVNTLEFVENQYRVLIGSSTLGTIMGILLLPTFIALFSRAIIHLSEERGSIPSLIKKGFTAEYIRRGFKHIHLPRLSYLKDIRLKDIPIRLFVINMLITAIYTIGVLSALYAALIAPERASTSIMASGLINGVATILLTIFIDPKISILADDVINQRGNYLSLKGVSLMMVTSRLLGTILAQVLFIPGAEYIAWFTKFIV; encoded by the coding sequence TTGGAACTCTTCTCAGAAAAATTAATACTGATATCACTGTTTATATTTATTATTCATTCCATCGAAACACTTGCATATGCGGTCAGATTATCTGGCGCAAGAGTAAGATTGCTAGCTTCGGCTTTGTCCTTATTTAACTTAATGGTGATAGTTTCTCGAATGGCTAATATGATGCAACAACCGTTTACAGGCAGCCTTATTGATAATGCTCCAAAAGTAAATACCCTAGAATTTGTAGAAAACCAATATAGAGTCTTAATTGGCTCATCAACACTAGGAACCATAATGGGAATTCTTTTACTACCCACTTTTATTGCACTATTTTCAAGAGCTATTATTCATTTATCTGAGGAAAGAGGCTCAATTCCATCTTTGATAAAAAAGGGATTTACTGCTGAATACATAAGGCGTGGATTTAAGCATATTCATTTGCCGAGACTATCTTATTTAAAGGATATTAGGCTTAAAGATATTCCAATAAGGTTGTTCGTAATTAATATGCTAATAACAGCAATATATACCATTGGAGTATTATCTGCTTTATATGCAGCCTTAATAGCTCCAGAAAGAGCATCAACATCTATTATGGCATCGGGTCTTATAAATGGAGTAGCTACGATTTTACTTACTATTTTTATTGACCCCAAAATATCCATTCTTGCGGATGATGTAATTAATCAAAGGGGAAATTACCTTAGTCTCAAAGGCGTATCCCTTATGATGGTTACTTCCCGATTATTAGGAACCATACTTGCTCAAGTGTTGTTTATTCCGGGTGCTGAATATATTGCGTGGTTTACTAAATTTATTGTTTAA
- a CDS encoding 3-isopropylmalate dehydrogenase has translation MDSSFFIILMGLFIVVANVIAFISYRKKKNLYFAAFTILLSAVLFGAIGGGLALFIIRDAFAIFYGMQVAQYLLFNSIIVFIIAILATVIKRYRSEK, from the coding sequence ATGGATAGTAGTTTTTTTATAATACTTATGGGCCTTTTTATTGTTGTTGCAAATGTTATTGCGTTTATATCTTATAGAAAAAAGAAGAATCTATACTTTGCTGCTTTTACAATATTATTATCAGCCGTTTTATTTGGGGCAATCGGTGGTGGATTAGCATTATTTATTATTCGTGATGCTTTTGCAATATTTTATGGAATGCAAGTAGCACAATATTTATTATTCAATAGTATCATCGTTTTTATTATTGCAATTTTAGCAACTGTAATAAAAAGATATCGTTCGGAAAAATAG
- a CDS encoding YusW family protein — MKQFLFMFLSVICIAILAACGGQTNETDNAADHAVQQNGKGEATNINDPTPIHNTTDQYEMKSQMAKLDFSEIDLEVTYPEQKEYEAEINYDNSGAIGGEVDDDLNNQRLRGKDAFDNIYQKVKNLAISKNTNERDAIDQVLSSFDLPADYTEFDLDIVFNDGTKLEFVELK, encoded by the coding sequence ATGAAGCAATTTCTATTTATGTTTTTATCTGTAATTTGTATTGCCATATTAGCAGCTTGTGGCGGGCAAACAAATGAAACAGATAATGCAGCAGATCATGCAGTTCAACAAAATGGTAAAGGTGAAGCAACGAATATAAATGATCCCACTCCAATTCATAATACAACAGATCAATATGAAATGAAGTCGCAAATGGCCAAATTGGATTTCAGTGAAATTGATTTAGAGGTAACTTACCCAGAGCAAAAAGAGTATGAGGCTGAGATTAATTACGATAACTCAGGTGCTATAGGAGGAGAAGTTGATGATGATTTAAATAATCAACGCCTAAGGGGAAAAGATGCATTCGACAATATTTATCAAAAGGTTAAAAACTTGGCTATTTCTAAAAACACGAACGAAAGGGATGCTATCGATCAAGTTTTATCGTCATTTGACCTTCCTGCAGACTATACTGAATTCGATTTGGACATCGTCTTCAACGATGGTACTAAATTGGAATTTGTAGAGTTAAAATAG
- a CDS encoding DUF4240 domain-containing protein has translation MNILGDKEFWRLIEKSREFDQAEWLTEELARKGIEEVLDFEFIFQELMNASYQSRLWGAAFVLMGGCSDDAFDYFRGWLIGQGEEIYNRVLRDPEFLAEYINEDNLDEEGFPVNEELLSVGIDAYTLLKTGDIEWDDDVHNEFLDALEKKGIQYVTDIEFDWEEEDLENLFPVLWERFGEEPLG, from the coding sequence GTGAATATATTGGGAGATAAGGAATTTTGGAGATTAATTGAAAAGTCCAGAGAATTTGATCAAGCGGAATGGTTAACAGAGGAATTAGCTCGAAAGGGAATAGAAGAAGTATTAGACTTTGAATTTATATTTCAAGAATTAATGAATGCTAGTTATCAATCTCGATTATGGGGAGCGGCATTTGTTCTGATGGGCGGCTGTTCTGACGATGCTTTTGACTATTTTAGAGGATGGCTGATTGGACAAGGAGAAGAAATCTATAACAGGGTATTGAGAGATCCCGAATTTTTAGCGGAATATATAAATGAAGATAATCTTGATGAAGAAGGATTCCCGGTAAATGAAGAATTGCTTTCGGTTGGAATAGATGCCTATACGCTTCTAAAGACGGGTGATATTGAGTGGGATGACGATGTGCATAATGAGTTTTTAGACGCTCTTGAAAAGAAGGGAATACAATATGTAACTGACATAGAATTTGATTGGGAAGAAGAGGATTTGGAAAATCTATTTCCTGTTCTATGGGAGAGATTTGGAGAAGAACCACTAGGTTAA
- a CDS encoding DUF3953 domain-containing protein: protein MKTLRYVLSIITFLFASNGLITGDFKFGSMMIFFLGLTMLVMGLEELRNNRKAIGWFLIIVFLFSVFV, encoded by the coding sequence TTGAAGACTCTTCGTTATGTATTATCAATAATAACCTTTTTATTTGCTTCTAATGGATTAATTACTGGAGATTTTAAATTCGGAAGTATGATGATTTTTTTCTTAGGTTTGACTATGTTGGTGATGGGGTTAGAAGAATTACGCAATAACCGAAAAGCAATAGGATGGTTTTTAATTATTGTTTTTTTATTTTCTGTATTTGTATAA
- a CDS encoding small multi-drug export protein, producing the protein MFLSYLFVFILAAIPLFELVAVIPLAVIGGLSPVLTAVLAFLGNALTVVLLIVYVDHVKKWMRKRKQKRMQGVLQDEGMAEEADVEGTEDSKKSKRARALFNKYGLPGLAIIGPFFVGSHISAFMGMSFGSKRRMVTIWMMTSLVLWTVIISVASSYGVTFFIPHVEEDGFLIRLFSN; encoded by the coding sequence ATGTTTTTATCGTATCTATTTGTATTTATTTTGGCAGCGATTCCGCTATTTGAACTAGTTGCGGTGATTCCATTAGCTGTCATCGGAGGACTGTCTCCGGTACTGACGGCGGTACTTGCCTTTTTAGGAAATGCACTAACTGTGGTTCTGCTAATTGTTTATGTGGATCACGTAAAGAAATGGATGAGAAAGCGAAAACAAAAGCGTATGCAAGGTGTTTTACAAGATGAGGGTATGGCGGAAGAAGCTGATGTGGAAGGAACGGAGGATTCGAAAAAAAGCAAACGCGCAAGGGCGCTATTTAATAAGTATGGCCTGCCTGGCTTAGCGATTATCGGTCCTTTTTTCGTAGGATCCCATATCTCCGCGTTTATGGGGATGAGCTTCGGTTCGAAAAGGAGGATGGTAACTATCTGGATGATGACAAGTTTAGTTCTATGGACAGTAATTATATCTGTCGCTTCAAGCTATGGAGTCACCTTTTTTATTCCTCATGTAGAAGAAGATGGTTTCTTAATTCGCCTGTTCAGCAACTAA
- a CDS encoding DUF2500 domain-containing protein yields the protein MYDVWGNGDWLFAFGPIFIGIIFVIIFIGIIVSLFSGLRQWKKNEDSPRLSVPAIVKIKRTNVTRHSHHQDNNSHSHSSSTTYFITFEFESGDRSEFHVSGKAYGMLAEGDIGTLTFQGTRYIDFTRTKLPQIHHE from the coding sequence ATGTATGATGTTTGGGGTAATGGGGATTGGTTATTCGCATTCGGCCCAATATTTATAGGAATCATTTTTGTTATCATTTTTATAGGAATAATAGTCAGTTTATTCAGTGGACTTAGACAATGGAAAAAGAATGAAGATTCTCCTCGTTTATCTGTTCCAGCCATCGTAAAAATTAAACGAACAAATGTTACGAGACATAGTCATCATCAAGATAACAATTCCCACTCGCACAGCTCCTCTACGACTTACTTTATTACATTTGAATTCGAAAGTGGCGACCGTTCAGAATTTCATGTTTCAGGCAAGGCATACGGTATGCTTGCAGAAGGAGATATCGGCACTTTAACTTTTCAAGGAACAAGATATATTGATTTTACTAGAACAAAACTCCCTCAAATTCATCATGAATGA
- a CDS encoding CarD family transcriptional regulator, producing the protein MIKVRKYGGDTLYQVGDHIFYPMHGAGKIKAIEEKEIAGETQPYYIINMLIGNLKVMIPKKRISKSNIRPVNDLDAVKEIATMLETRESDKTLTWKKRYNANMDKIKSGKLQACVEVVYGLLCMQREAKLNSSEKRMLKRAKKLLMSELKVVEGMNKNIKEKFLSMLTESHTSIS; encoded by the coding sequence ATGATTAAGGTAAGAAAATATGGAGGCGATACATTGTATCAAGTAGGCGATCACATTTTTTATCCAATGCATGGAGCTGGTAAAATAAAAGCGATAGAAGAAAAGGAAATTGCAGGGGAAACACAACCGTATTATATTATCAATATGTTGATTGGTAATTTGAAAGTGATGATTCCCAAGAAAAGAATTTCAAAGTCAAATATACGCCCTGTTAACGACTTAGATGCAGTGAAGGAAATTGCAACGATGCTTGAGACTCGAGAATCAGATAAAACTTTAACATGGAAAAAAAGGTACAATGCGAACATGGACAAAATAAAATCGGGCAAACTACAAGCGTGTGTTGAAGTTGTATATGGTCTATTATGCATGCAGAGGGAAGCTAAACTAAATTCTAGTGAAAAAAGAATGTTAAAACGAGCGAAAAAGCTTTTAATGAGCGAACTGAAAGTAGTTGAAGGAATGAATAAAAACATCAAGGAAAAATTTCTGTCAATGTTGACGGAGAGTCATACATCTATTTCCTAA
- a CDS encoding zinc-dependent alcohol dehydrogenase family protein: MKAQVIRSFGEASVFQLEEIPVPEVKPMHVLIQVKATSLNPLDTKIRSGVFAKFAPEFPAVLHGDVAGIITEVGEGVTDFKVGDEVYGFAGGVKGTSGALAEYMAADARLLAHKPKNLSFAEAAALPVVAITAWEALVKRANIGAGDEILIHGGAGGVGHVAIQLAKWVGAKVYTTVSSPEKAQIAEEFGADVVINYKEMSVQDYVNMYTDGKGFKYIFDTIDRKNLENSIEAASLYGTIVAIAVSQDYNLSPFLLKSLNFHVVFTEIPILHEEFRHINGDVLKNITPVIEEGKLRPLLAQRQFTFDEIAQAHEYYEANKAVGKIVLVNNW, translated from the coding sequence TTGAAGGCACAAGTGATCCGTTCTTTTGGGGAAGCGTCTGTTTTTCAATTAGAAGAAATTCCAGTTCCAGAAGTGAAACCAATGCATGTTTTAATTCAGGTAAAGGCTACAAGTTTAAATCCTCTTGATACAAAAATACGCAGTGGAGTTTTTGCTAAATTTGCTCCTGAATTTCCAGCTGTTTTACATGGCGATGTAGCTGGTATTATCACAGAAGTCGGAGAAGGAGTTACTGATTTTAAAGTTGGTGATGAGGTATACGGTTTTGCAGGTGGTGTTAAAGGTACGAGTGGTGCTTTAGCGGAATACATGGCAGCAGATGCTAGATTACTTGCTCATAAGCCAAAAAACCTATCATTTGCTGAAGCAGCAGCCCTTCCAGTTGTCGCAATCACTGCTTGGGAAGCTCTAGTTAAACGTGCCAATATTGGAGCTGGAGACGAGATTCTAATTCATGGTGGTGCAGGCGGAGTAGGGCATGTTGCTATTCAGTTGGCAAAATGGGTAGGTGCAAAGGTATATACAACCGTCTCTTCACCAGAAAAAGCTCAAATTGCGGAAGAGTTTGGAGCCGATGTTGTCATCAATTATAAAGAAATGTCCGTACAAGACTATGTGAATATGTATACGGATGGTAAAGGGTTTAAATATATTTTCGATACCATCGACCGTAAAAACCTTGAGAATTCAATTGAGGCTGCTTCTTTATATGGAACAATTGTAGCGATTGCTGTAAGTCAAGACTATAACCTTAGTCCATTTCTTTTAAAATCATTGAATTTCCATGTTGTATTCACAGAGATTCCTATTCTTCATGAAGAATTTCGTCATATAAACGGAGATGTATTGAAGAACATTACACCTGTTATTGAGGAAGGAAAACTTCGACCATTACTTGCTCAAAGACAATTTACCTTTGACGAAATAGCCCAAGCACATGAATATTATGAGGCTAATAAAGCAGTTGGTAAAATTGTTTTAGTAAACAACTGGTGA
- a CDS encoding DUF4181 domain-containing protein: MELLIFIIILFILFFLLEKIVNKLLGVKKQKISETPGKKIDRWGRGIIAVVHICIAIPYFVINNNISLKWYFIILLIFTIGFQAILEWKYIKNSRQYASTLIILIVGLIFMFNIEFFIRVFSL; encoded by the coding sequence ATGGAACTTTTGATATTTATTATAATTCTTTTCATTTTGTTTTTTTTATTGGAAAAAATAGTGAATAAACTACTTGGAGTAAAAAAGCAAAAGATTTCAGAAACTCCAGGGAAAAAAATTGACCGATGGGGAAGAGGAATTATCGCGGTCGTCCATATTTGTATAGCTATCCCATATTTTGTTATAAATAATAATATTTCATTGAAGTGGTATTTTATAATTTTATTAATATTTACAATTGGTTTTCAGGCTATTTTGGAGTGGAAGTATATAAAAAATTCAAGGCAATATGCCAGTACACTAATTATTTTGATTGTAGGTCTAATCTTTATGTTTAATATTGAGTTTTTTATTCGTGTTTTTAGTTTGTGA
- a CDS encoding NtaA/DmoA family FMN-dependent monooxygenase (This protein belongs to a clade of FMN-dependent monooxygenases, within a broader family of flavin-dependent oxidoreductases, the luciferase-like monooxygenase (LMM) family, some of whose members use coenzyme F420 rather than FMN.): MENKPKMQLVMQIGSGYGLDQGAWRMPNADPAAYMNVDVQVELAKIAERGKIQMIFFADTPGLATDISNQPPQSPMDPIVLLTALARETDRIGLLTTISTTYNHPYNVARQLKALDVVSKGRIGVNFVTTSNPVAAMNFGENVPSRQERYERAHEFIQIVQALWGSWGEDALLLDVENGKFADVSKIQPVNMAGSYVQSRGPLPIPPSKQGQPVIFTAGGSEETLKILGRYGNGLYTNPYDRKTASVYREIFREGAKRFGRDPNEIKVFPGIIPSIAPTKEEALERRRQLDRKMDLRGRLQYLGSMIGIPLSYDQIDQPVPVEMLEHAFANPQDPRSDYALKLVKTGMPIRDVLAHGVINYHPVIVGTAEDVADFMEEWFVNGACDGFAIQPDVSFDGIRDFVDQVIPILQERGLFHEEYEGTTLREHMGIPYQYGSMEKPLTARNFQD; the protein is encoded by the coding sequence ATGGAAAACAAACCAAAAATGCAATTAGTGATGCAAATAGGTTCTGGTTATGGGTTAGATCAAGGTGCTTGGCGAATGCCTAATGCAGATCCAGCGGCTTATATGAATGTCGATGTGCAGGTTGAGCTAGCAAAAATAGCGGAGCGTGGAAAAATACAAATGATTTTCTTCGCTGATACACCGGGTTTAGCGACCGATATTAGCAACCAACCACCTCAGTCTCCGATGGATCCCATCGTTTTATTGACAGCGTTGGCTAGAGAGACCGACCGAATTGGTTTGCTTACGACAATATCAACAACTTACAACCATCCATATAATGTTGCACGCCAGCTTAAAGCATTGGATGTTGTCAGTAAGGGTCGGATCGGGGTGAACTTTGTGACGACTTCCAACCCTGTAGCAGCTATGAACTTTGGAGAGAACGTACCTAGTCGCCAAGAAAGATACGAAAGGGCACATGAATTTATTCAAATTGTCCAGGCTTTGTGGGGGAGCTGGGGTGAAGATGCACTTCTACTTGATGTTGAAAATGGTAAATTTGCTGATGTAAGCAAAATTCAACCAGTTAACATGGCCGGAAGTTATGTCCAGTCCAGAGGGCCTTTACCAATTCCGCCTTCAAAGCAAGGTCAACCTGTTATTTTTACTGCAGGAGGTTCTGAAGAAACACTTAAAATCCTTGGACGATACGGAAATGGTCTGTATACAAACCCATATGATAGGAAGACAGCAAGTGTGTACAGAGAAATATTTCGGGAAGGGGCCAAAAGATTCGGAAGAGACCCAAATGAAATAAAGGTGTTTCCGGGTATTATTCCTTCCATTGCACCTACGAAAGAAGAAGCGTTAGAACGTCGAAGACAACTCGATCGAAAGATGGATTTAAGAGGAAGATTACAATACTTGGGGTCAATGATCGGCATTCCTTTATCGTACGATCAAATCGATCAACCCGTTCCAGTGGAAATGCTTGAACATGCTTTTGCGAATCCACAAGATCCACGTTCTGATTATGCATTAAAACTTGTAAAAACAGGTATGCCGATTCGCGATGTGTTGGCCCATGGTGTCATTAACTATCACCCGGTTATAGTTGGGACAGCTGAAGATGTTGCTGATTTTATGGAAGAATGGTTTGTGAACGGTGCGTGTGATGGGTTTGCCATTCAACCAGACGTAAGTTTTGATGGCATAAGAGATTTTGTTGACCAAGTAATTCCGATTTTACAAGAACGCGGACTGTTTCATGAGGAATACGAAGGCACGACGTTAAGAGAACATATGGGTATACCTTACCAATATGGAAGCATGGAGAAGCCTTTAACTGCACGTAATTTTCAAGACTAA
- a CDS encoding SMI1/KNR4 family protein, with amino-acid sequence MKNLIELLPTRKPGVDEIHIKAAEEKLGARFPEEYIELFMLVNNPEIGEWILYPIMDSTNLKKTWDDIVRQNLEQREDAFSNDLIVIGDNGTGDKLCFRVRGKFMQSQVYIWDHETTRARVVSLSLKEFIEREAAKYKNETISLGTFQVTSGKLIISDPCYGYDEEDSEELQVLLQPAKRGDWSATVSFDEEEVVHQLVVFWGSTEPKGEWIPIDQLIAVDSAQAGIFDFTFFDDDEKIIDEVENVYGFEMDDDVSKYYIACCDAVASEQQGGIVPGGAVAMSGYGDGLYQVYIKQDASGEVVSAMIDFLESDEEE; translated from the coding sequence ATGAAAAATCTAATAGAATTGCTTCCAACAAGAAAGCCGGGAGTCGATGAAATACATATAAAAGCAGCAGAAGAGAAATTAGGTGCACGGTTTCCAGAAGAATATATAGAACTTTTTATGTTGGTAAATAATCCTGAGATTGGCGAGTGGATTCTCTATCCGATTATGGATAGCACAAATTTGAAAAAAACGTGGGACGATATCGTAAGACAAAACCTAGAACAAAGAGAAGATGCTTTTTCAAACGATTTAATCGTGATCGGTGATAATGGAACAGGAGATAAATTATGCTTTCGTGTTAGAGGAAAGTTCATGCAAAGTCAGGTATATATCTGGGATCATGAAACAACCAGGGCTAGGGTTGTATCCTTATCATTGAAAGAGTTTATTGAACGCGAGGCTGCTAAGTATAAAAATGAAACCATCTCTCTAGGGACATTCCAAGTGACGAGTGGCAAGTTGATTATAAGCGATCCTTGCTATGGTTACGATGAGGAAGACAGTGAAGAATTGCAGGTTCTTTTACAGCCAGCTAAACGAGGGGACTGGTCAGCTACCGTTTCTTTTGATGAGGAAGAAGTGGTTCATCAACTGGTAGTCTTTTGGGGAAGTACAGAGCCTAAAGGGGAATGGATTCCAATTGATCAGTTGATCGCGGTCGATTCTGCTCAAGCTGGGATTTTTGATTTCACCTTTTTTGACGACGATGAAAAAATAATTGATGAGGTAGAAAATGTGTATGGTTTTGAGATGGATGACGATGTATCCAAATACTATATTGCATGCTGTGATGCAGTTGCTTCAGAACAGCAAGGTGGGATTGTCCCCGGTGGTGCGGTAGCAATGTCAGGATATGGGGATGGCTTATATCAAGTTTATATTAAACAGGATGCCTCTGGTGAAGTTGTTTCTGCTATGATTGACTTCTTGGAAAGCGATGAGGAGGAATAA